In Pseudoalteromonas carrageenovora IAM 12662, the following proteins share a genomic window:
- the tilS gene encoding tRNA lysidine(34) synthetase TilS — MQSSAIYQQVKHSLEHFFKQQQYNFTVALSGGVDSVVLLHVMHLLRQEIPTLNVSAIYVNHGLSQYAQDWQQFCQTVCTKLNVPFNAAAVHIEQKTRTSLEAQARDERYKALDELSAPESVILLGQHLNDQIETFLLRLKRGSGLKGLGAMQQTRTLNSGRVCFRPLINVTRSNIEAFAAEFNISHITDDSNTDERFERNFLRASVVPILAERFNGFEHCAGRSISLLQKQQALLDEYTQIDLSQSLNDQQALCISQIIHYSEVRMANVVRAWLELFTQIMPSQKQLSQIINQAINAQTDSQMQIDLTDGQIRRHQGYLYFVMPSKPLSSELLIADELTLSDGRLLLKQSGKGVREPFDNEQVSVQFNCNSARIKPLKKPGSNTLKHWFKDAKVAPWLRAQVPLIFYNDELVQAVGYFVSEKHKDENGIIWECK; from the coding sequence ATGCAATCATCAGCCATTTATCAACAAGTTAAACATTCACTTGAGCACTTTTTTAAGCAACAACAGTATAATTTTACTGTGGCGCTTTCGGGTGGGGTTGATTCTGTTGTATTGCTGCATGTAATGCACTTGCTAAGGCAAGAAATACCAACATTAAATGTAAGTGCTATATATGTAAATCATGGTTTAAGCCAATACGCACAAGACTGGCAACAGTTTTGCCAAACAGTGTGTACCAAACTTAACGTACCTTTTAACGCAGCTGCCGTGCATATAGAGCAAAAAACACGTACAAGCCTTGAAGCGCAGGCTCGCGATGAGCGTTATAAAGCACTTGATGAACTAAGCGCACCTGAAAGTGTTATTTTATTAGGCCAGCATTTAAACGATCAAATAGAAACGTTTTTACTGCGCTTAAAGCGTGGCTCGGGCCTAAAAGGCTTAGGTGCTATGCAGCAAACTCGCACTCTTAATAGTGGACGTGTATGTTTTAGGCCGCTTATAAATGTAACGCGTAGTAATATTGAAGCCTTTGCCGCCGAGTTTAATATTAGCCATATTACTGATGACTCAAATACGGATGAGCGCTTTGAACGTAATTTTTTACGCGCAAGTGTAGTGCCCATACTTGCAGAGCGCTTTAATGGTTTTGAGCACTGTGCAGGGCGAAGTATAAGCTTATTGCAAAAGCAGCAAGCGCTTCTTGATGAATACACTCAAATTGATTTAAGCCAAAGTTTAAATGACCAGCAAGCATTGTGTATTAGCCAAATAATTCACTATAGCGAGGTGCGAATGGCAAATGTTGTTCGTGCTTGGCTTGAGTTATTTACTCAAATTATGCCCTCGCAAAAACAGTTGTCGCAAATAATAAACCAAGCTATTAATGCTCAAACCGATTCGCAGATGCAGATTGATTTAACTGATGGGCAAATACGTCGTCACCAAGGATATTTGTACTTTGTAATGCCGAGTAAACCATTAAGCAGTGAGCTTTTAATTGCAGATGAACTAACACTTAGTGATGGCCGTTTATTATTAAAACAAAGTGGTAAAGGTGTACGTGAGCCATTTGATAATGAGCAAGTAAGCGTGCAATTTAATTGTAATAGTGCTCGTATAAAGCCTTTAAAAAAACCAGGTAGTAACACGCTAAAACATTGGTTTAAAGATGCAAAAGTAGCGCCTTGGCTGAGAGCGCAGGTGCCATTAATATTTTATAACGATGAGTTAGTGCAAGCAGTGGGTTATTTTGTAAGTGAAAAACATAAAGATGAAAACGGTATTATTTGGGAGTGTAAATAA
- the accA gene encoding acetyl-CoA carboxylase carboxyl transferase subunit alpha, with product MSLNYLDFELPIAELEAKIEELQSISRAGELDLELEEEVSKLKEKSAKQKEEIFSNLGAWQVSQLARHPLRPYTRDYIERIFTEFDEFAGDRTFANDPAILGGVARLDGEPVMVIGQQKGRDTAEKIKRNFGMPKPEGYRKALRLMEMAERFKMPIMTFIDTPGAYPGVGAEERGQSEAIARNLKVMAALKVPTICTVIGEGGSGGALAIGVGDRVNMLQYSTYSVISPEGCASILWKSADKAPLAAEAMGVTAERVKELDLISNLVDEPLGGAHRNYDAMARNLKTRLKRDLADLQALSLEDMLDQRYKRLMSFGYC from the coding sequence ATGAGCCTCAATTATCTTGATTTTGAGCTTCCGATTGCAGAATTAGAAGCAAAAATTGAAGAATTACAAAGTATAAGCCGCGCTGGCGAATTAGACCTTGAGTTAGAAGAGGAAGTCAGCAAATTAAAAGAAAAAAGTGCTAAGCAAAAAGAGGAAATATTCTCAAATTTAGGCGCTTGGCAAGTATCGCAGTTAGCGCGTCATCCGTTGCGTCCTTACACTCGAGATTATATCGAGCGCATTTTCACGGAATTTGACGAGTTTGCAGGCGATCGTACTTTTGCTAACGATCCGGCTATTTTAGGCGGTGTTGCACGTTTAGATGGCGAACCAGTAATGGTTATTGGCCAACAAAAAGGTCGCGATACAGCTGAAAAAATTAAGCGCAACTTTGGTATGCCAAAGCCTGAAGGTTACCGTAAAGCATTACGCTTAATGGAAATGGCTGAGCGTTTTAAAATGCCAATTATGACCTTTATCGACACGCCTGGTGCTTATCCTGGTGTTGGCGCTGAAGAGCGCGGTCAGTCTGAAGCAATTGCACGTAACCTAAAAGTAATGGCGGCGCTTAAAGTGCCCACTATTTGTACGGTTATTGGTGAAGGCGGTTCAGGTGGTGCATTAGCGATTGGTGTTGGCGACAGAGTTAACATGTTGCAATACAGCACTTACTCGGTAATTTCGCCTGAAGGCTGTGCATCTATTTTATGGAAAAGCGCAGACAAAGCACCACTAGCAGCAGAAGCTATGGGTGTAACGGCAGAGCGTGTTAAAGAGCTTGATTTGATCAGCAACTTAGTTGACGAGCCTTTAGGTGGCGCACATCGTAATTACGATGCTATGGCGCGTAACTTAAAAACGCGTTTAAAACGTGATTTAGCAGACTTACAAGCGCTTTCTCTTGAAGACATGCTTGATCAACGTTACAAACGTTTAATGTCGTTTGGTTACTGCTAA
- the dnaE gene encoding DNA polymerase III subunit alpha, whose product MAAPEFVHLRVHSDFSMVDGLAKTKLIVAKAQELEMPALAITDQMNFCGLVRFYGATHNAGIKPIVGADFWLRSPEFSDEPCRITILAKDNDGYKNITLLISEAYQRGHVFHRPVIDREWLVNHKEGLIILSGAKDGDLGKALLKGNPGVIESVVSFYKQHFSDHYYLELVRTNRPLEEDYLHMAVELVAKEQLPVVATNEVVFLKPENFEAHEIRVAIFDGYTLDDKRRPKRFSQEQYLKTPEQMAELFSDIPEALQNTVEIAKRCNVTVQLGTYFLPDYPTGSLKIEDFLVKVSEDGLEERLQFLFPDEEDRKVKRVEYDERLAIELGVINQMGFPGYFLIVMEFIQWSKDNNIPVGPGRGSGAGSLVAYALKITDLDPLEFDLLFERFLNPERVSMPDFDVDFCMDRRDEVIDHVSALYGRDAVSQIITFGTMAAKAVIRDVGRVLGHPYGFVDRISKMIPGDPGMTLAKAFEVEPRLQEAYDGDSEVKDLIDMCRILEGCTRNAGKHAGGVVISPTTITDFAALYCDDEGKFPVTQFDKNDVETAGLVKFDFLGLRTLTILQWAVDMTNVRMQREGKDPVDINTIPLDDKKSIELLLRAETTAVFQLESRGMKDLVRRLKPDCFEDMIALVALFRPGPLQSGMVDNFIDRKLGREEISYPDAQYQHESLKPILDPTYGIILYQEQVMQIAQVLAGYTLGGADMLRRAMGKKKPEEMAKQRSTFEDGARNNGIDGELAIKIFDLVEKFAGYGFNKSHSAAYALVSYQTLWMKTHHPAEFMAAVMSADMDNTDKIVILVDECENMKLTLLPPDVNAGEFKFTVNLRGEIVYGIGAIKGVGEAPVDAILEARAKGGPFKDLFDFCARVDLKRLNKRVTEKLIYAGALDQLGPEKTQAGRATLLASLKDAMRAADQHNKAEQLGQSDLFGLLATEPDEVEQAFIKATGLTDNQWLEGEKDTLGLYLTGHPINQYRKELRYYTSGKLVDLQPTNRDVLSTAAGLVISARTLINKKGNRWGLITLDDKSARIDVRLFPEQFEMYQEMLQVNNILVISGQVSFDNFSGGITMTAREINTIAQAREKRIKAIKMTLNMVQIEAGFFDKLQKVLEPYKMGTCPIKVYYQRPDALAQLTLGIEWCVTPSDDLIHKLSLMAAQDVELEFN is encoded by the coding sequence GCCCTGAATTTTCAGATGAACCATGTCGTATAACTATTTTAGCGAAAGACAACGACGGTTATAAAAATATAACTTTATTAATATCTGAAGCGTATCAGCGGGGGCATGTATTTCATCGCCCGGTGATTGACCGTGAATGGCTAGTAAATCACAAAGAAGGATTAATTATTCTCTCGGGCGCTAAAGATGGCGATTTAGGTAAAGCGCTTTTAAAAGGCAACCCGGGCGTTATTGAATCTGTTGTTAGCTTTTACAAGCAGCACTTTAGTGATCATTACTATTTAGAGCTTGTACGAACTAACCGCCCGCTCGAAGAAGACTACCTGCACATGGCAGTAGAGCTTGTCGCTAAAGAACAGTTACCGGTTGTAGCCACTAACGAAGTGGTATTTTTAAAGCCTGAGAACTTTGAAGCGCACGAAATCCGAGTGGCCATTTTTGATGGCTACACCCTTGATGATAAACGCCGCCCTAAACGATTTTCACAAGAACAATACCTAAAAACGCCTGAGCAAATGGCTGAGCTTTTTAGCGATATTCCAGAGGCGCTACAAAATACCGTAGAAATAGCCAAGCGCTGTAATGTAACGGTGCAATTAGGGACTTACTTTTTACCAGATTACCCTACTGGTTCACTAAAAATTGAAGACTTTTTAGTTAAAGTTTCAGAAGACGGCCTTGAAGAGCGACTACAGTTTTTATTCCCAGATGAAGAAGATAGAAAAGTAAAACGCGTTGAATACGACGAACGTTTAGCAATAGAGCTTGGCGTAATTAACCAAATGGGTTTTCCGGGTTACTTCTTAATCGTAATGGAGTTCATTCAGTGGAGTAAAGATAACAATATACCGGTAGGCCCTGGGCGTGGTTCAGGTGCAGGCTCGTTAGTAGCATACGCACTTAAAATTACCGACCTCGACCCGCTTGAATTTGATTTACTCTTTGAGCGATTCTTAAACCCTGAACGTGTATCAATGCCCGATTTCGACGTCGATTTTTGTATGGACAGGCGCGATGAAGTAATTGATCACGTATCGGCATTGTATGGCCGTGATGCGGTATCGCAAATTATCACCTTTGGTACCATGGCGGCAAAAGCGGTAATTCGCGATGTAGGGCGTGTACTTGGTCATCCGTATGGGTTTGTTGATCGTATTTCGAAGATGATCCCAGGCGATCCAGGTATGACCCTTGCCAAAGCCTTTGAAGTAGAGCCGCGCTTGCAAGAAGCATACGATGGCGACTCTGAGGTAAAAGATTTAATCGACATGTGCCGCATCCTCGAAGGGTGTACACGTAACGCAGGTAAACATGCGGGTGGCGTAGTAATATCGCCAACCACTATTACCGACTTTGCTGCACTTTATTGCGATGACGAAGGTAAATTTCCGGTTACCCAGTTTGATAAAAACGACGTAGAAACCGCAGGCCTTGTTAAGTTCGATTTCTTGGGTTTACGTACCTTGACCATTTTGCAGTGGGCTGTGGATATGACCAACGTGCGAATGCAGCGCGAAGGTAAGGACCCAGTTGATATAAATACCATCCCACTGGATGATAAAAAAAGTATAGAGCTATTACTGCGCGCCGAAACAACGGCAGTGTTTCAGCTAGAGTCGCGCGGCATGAAAGACTTAGTACGTCGCCTTAAGCCCGATTGTTTTGAAGATATGATTGCACTCGTGGCCTTGTTTCGTCCAGGTCCACTGCAATCAGGCATGGTAGATAACTTTATCGACCGAAAACTCGGCCGAGAAGAAATCTCATACCCCGATGCGCAGTATCAGCACGAAAGCTTAAAACCAATACTCGATCCTACTTACGGCATTATTTTGTATCAAGAACAAGTAATGCAAATAGCGCAGGTACTAGCAGGCTATACGCTTGGTGGCGCCGATATGTTACGCCGTGCAATGGGTAAGAAAAAACCCGAAGAGATGGCAAAACAGCGTTCAACGTTTGAAGATGGCGCCCGAAATAACGGCATTGACGGCGAGCTAGCCATTAAAATCTTCGACTTGGTAGAAAAGTTCGCAGGTTATGGTTTTAATAAATCTCACTCAGCGGCATACGCATTAGTATCGTATCAAACGCTGTGGATGAAAACGCACCACCCAGCTGAGTTTATGGCTGCGGTAATGTCGGCCGATATGGATAACACCGACAAAATAGTAATTTTGGTAGATGAATGTGAAAACATGAAACTTACCTTATTACCGCCAGATGTAAACGCTGGTGAGTTTAAGTTTACGGTAAACCTGCGAGGCGAAATTGTTTACGGTATAGGCGCAATTAAAGGCGTAGGTGAAGCGCCGGTAGATGCTATTTTAGAAGCACGCGCAAAAGGCGGCCCATTTAAAGACTTATTTGATTTTTGTGCCCGTGTAGATTTAAAACGCTTAAATAAACGTGTTACCGAAAAATTAATTTATGCCGGTGCACTTGATCAGCTCGGTCCAGAAAAAACCCAAGCAGGGCGTGCCACTTTACTGGCAAGTTTAAAAGATGCCATGCGTGCAGCCGATCAGCACAACAAGGCAGAGCAGCTTGGGCAAAGCGATTTATTTGGTTTATTAGCCACCGAGCCTGATGAAGTAGAACAAGCCTTTATTAAAGCCACGGGTCTTACAGATAATCAATGGCTTGAAGGTGAAAAGGATACACTAGGCCTTTATTTAACAGGGCATCCGATAAATCAGTACCGAAAAGAACTTAGGTATTATACCAGCGGTAAGCTGGTGGATTTACAGCCAACTAATCGTGATGTACTCTCTACAGCGGCTGGTTTAGTTATTTCAGCGAGAACCTTAATTAATAAAAAAGGAAATCGTTGGGGGTTAATAACTTTAGATGACAAGAGCGCCCGTATTGATGTACGCTTGTTTCCAGAACAGTTCGAAATGTACCAAGAAATGCTTCAAGTTAACAATATCTTGGTAATATCTGGACAGGTCAGCTTTGATAACTTCTCCGGTGGCATTACAATGACCGCCAGAGAAATAAACACCATTGCTCAAGCGCGTGAAAAACGTATTAAGGCGATTAAAATGACGCTGAACATGGTGCAAATCGAGGCAGGTTTCTTCGATAAATTACAAAAAGTACTCGAACCTTATAAAATGGGAACGTGTCCGATCAAGGTTTATTACCAACGCCCCGATGCGTTGGCGCAATTAACCCTAGGGATCGAATGGTGTGTTACGCCGAGCGACGACTTAATTCATAAGTTATCACTCATGGCGGCACAAGATGTAGAACTAGAATTTAACTGA